GAGATACAAATTTAGCTGCAGGTGAGAAGGTAATCATAAAATACAATGGCAAAGAGCTAGGGGAAGCTACTATAGATGATGATGGTAAATATCAACTAAAATTGCTTGAAACTGACTTGAAACTAAGCTCGAGCGATAAGATAGAGGTTATTCATACTGCTACCAATACATCAGTCTCTATCGCTGGTGATAGTGCCAATGTAACGACTATTGATGCAGATACAAATACAGCTATACAAACCCAAGTCGCTCATAGCGTTAGCACTACAGCTCCAGCAGAAGTTGATCAGGATGATGTTAAAGGATTTAGTGGTAAATACTATCAGATAACGACAGATAGCAAAATAAGCCTATATGCATCTAATGGAGAGATAACGACAAACTATGTGCAAACATCAGCTCGTATAGCAGCTGATTTTATAGCAAATGGCGGAAAAGAGAGTGCGACATTTACGACATCATCTTTAAATTTAAATAAAACGGGTTCTATACTAACACTAAGTGATTTTAAAACTCTAGTTGGAGAAAACAACGTAACCGATAGTGCAAACACTATAACTGGCACTGAAAAAGTTGGCGTGATAACTATGAATGGTTATATATTTCTTGAGGCTGGTGCTTCTTATAAATTTACAGCAGATACCAAAGGTAGCTTTAGATTCACCCTTGATGGGCTAACTATCTTTTCAAACGAGTATAGTAACTTTTCATTTAAGCCAAATACAAATACTACCGACGATAGCATAAATGATGGCAATGCAAAACGTGATGGTATGAAAGAGTATAGCGTAACTATAGAGAAGAGTGGATTTTACCCAGTTGATATTATATATACCGATGCAGGTGGCAACACTGGTTTAAACGTAAAAGTATCAAAAAATGGTGCCACTGCAGTGACACTTGGAACAGGTGATGAGATACCAGTAGTAAGTGCAGATCACTTAGCATATGACTCAGTTAGCAAGCAAATATTACAACAGTATAAGACAACTATCACAGGTGAAGGTATAGATGCAGATGATGGCACTGTGCTAAATGTCTATCAAGTCATCAACGGCACATCTACACTTGTAGGTACAGCTGAGGTCAAGGATGGTAGCTACTCATACGACTTTTACAGCGATAGCAACTCATATATAGCGAGTGAAAATTTCAAAGTTGAGTTTGAGACGCCAATAGCGACAACAGAGCTTAAAGTATATGATGCTAGTGACGTGATAGATGAAAGCACTGACTATCAACTAGTTTCACCTATAACTGGCAATGGATACTATCAGGTGGCGACACTTGATACTAGCATAGACTTTGATAGGATTGCAAACCTAGGAGAGGATATAACTAGCTTAGAGAAAATGAAGCTAGGCGATAACATCAAGCTTGAAAATTTAGATGCGAACGATGTGCTTGATATGATCGATAACAAAGACACTATCCTAAAAATAGAGGGTAATAGTGATGATACTATTAGCGGTCAAGGCTGGACCAAGTCAGCTGATCAAAGTGGTGCAACAAATGGCTATGTTCTATATGAAGGCTTTACAAGTTCAAATGAAACTATCAAAATAGAGATAAGCCAAGACATAAAGACAGATTTTAGCTAAAGAGATAGGCGGAGCTATCCGCTCTTTATTCTTTATAAGAGTTGTTTAATTTAGTATTTAAACAACTCTTTACATTTTTAAATTTAAAACTCTAAACTAAGCAAAAAATATCTCACTTTTTAGCCTAAGTAGGCACAAATATGCACTTAATACACTTTGCTCTCTTATGTAGTTACGCTCTCCATTTAACATAAGTCGTTCAACTATCATGCTACCATCGCTACTTGCAGCTCCTACAAATACCGTACCAACTGGCTTTTCTATACTGCCACCACTTGGGCCTGCCACGCCACTGATGGCTAAGGCAAAGTCAGCATTTGAGTTGTTTAATGCTCCCTTTAGCATAGCTCTCACGCAATGCTCACTCACCGCCCCATAAGTGTCAAGCACATCATTACTAACACCTAGCCATTCGTGCTTTAGCTCATTTGCGTAAGTTACTAGCGAACCATCAAAGGCTCCTGAAACTCCGCTGAAACGAGCAAATTTAGCCGCTGCAAGCCCAGCTGTGCAAGATTCTGCAAAGCTTATTTTAAGTCCTTTTTGTATAAGTCGTTCAGCTATAAATTTAATAATATCGCCACCTTCACACATCTTTTGCGGAAATAGCGTCTTAACGCCTTGCAAAAATCCTTCAATTTGACCAAATTTATTAGCCTTTGCACGGATTAAGACCAAGTTTGTGATTATCTCACTTAGACTTATATTTATCTCATATGTTTTTGCCAACGGATCAAGCAAAATTTTAGCACTATCAGCATCTATATCAAAAAGCGTAAAATAGCTAAAATCACGCTCATATTCGCTTAAAAGATCGCCTAGTTTTTCGGTCGGATTTGCCTTTATTAAATTTATCTGTGTTTGGTTAAGTTTTATCAAAAAGCTGTTATTTTGAAATTTTAAAGCATTTTTTGGCACAAAATTCTCACCCTCTTTTAACTCAAGCGTATCGCTACTAAGCGTGGCTAAAATTTTAGCTATCGTTGCATAAGAATCATCTTTAGCAAATATACAAAGTATATCAAACTCGTTTATCATATCTTCTATCAAAAATGGTAAATCTTTATTTTTATAGCCAAATTTTATCTCACCAAGCTCACCAAAATGCCTCTCATAACTATCAAAAATATATCCTAAAAGCTCTTTATTTATACGAATTTCATCACCAATTATTAGCAGTGAGTGTTTCATTTTAGCTCCTTTTTTGGCTGATTATAGCATTATTTGGCTTGGTATTTTTAAAATTTGACGATTTTTCAGTGTGATTTAACCCTTGCTAAGGTAAAATTTGCAAATTTATTCAACAAATCAAGGCAACCTATGGACTACAAAGACACATTATTACTCCCAACGACAGAATTCCCTATGCGAGGTAACTTGCCAGAAAATGAGACAAAACGCCTAAACTCCTGGCATAATGAGCGTAAAATTTATGAGAAAATGAAACGCAACCGTCAAAATGCAAAGGTTAGTTTTAACATCCATGATGGACCACCGTATGCCAATGGACACCTTCACATCGGACACGCACTTAATAAAATTTTAAAAGATATAATAATAAAAACTCACTACTTTTTTGGTGAAAATGTCCGCTATGTACCGGGCTGGGACTGCCACGGACTGCCTATAGAGCAACAAGTTGAGGTTAAGCTTGGCGAGAAAAAAAAGGAGCTTAGCAAGACGCAAATTCGTGAGTATTGTCGTGCTCATGCTCGTGAGTTTATAGATATTCAGCGTGATGAGTTTAAAGCACTCGGTATCATTGGCGACTTTGAAAATCCATACTTGACAATGAAATTTGAATTTGAAGCTGACATATACAAAGCACTTTGCGAGATAGCCAAACGCGGGCTTATCATAGAGAGAAGCAAGCCTGTATTTTGGAGCTGGGCGGCTCGTTCAGCACTAGCTGAAGCAGAGGTTGAGTATGCAGATAAAGAGGATTACTCTATCTATGTAGCATTTGAGCTTGACACAGACGCTCTTTCAAAGCTTGGTGTCAGCAAAGCAAGTGCTGTTATCTGGACGACTACACCTTGGACGCTACCATCAAATCAAGCCATAAGCTTAAGCCCAACCGAGACTTATGTATTAACTGACGATGGCTTTATATTTGCCAAAGATTTGGTCGAAGGACTTACAAAGCTAGGTATTACAAATGGTAAAATTATTAAAGAATTTAGCTCTACCTTACTTGAAAATACACATGCTATTAATCCACTAAACGATAACCAATCTCGATTTTTATTAGGTGAACATGTTACAACTGATGGTGGAACTGGTCTAGTTCATACTGCCCCTGGACACGGCGAAGATGATTATTATGTGTGTTTAAAATATGGTATAACCGATATAAATATGCCTGTTGATGATGGTGGATTATATGATGAGACGCTAAAGATGCGTGGGCTATTTAGAGCGGATGTGGTTGATGAATTTATCGGCATCCATATCTTTAAAGCAAATGAGCGTATCATTGAGCTTCTTGGTAAGAGTTTGTTACATGTTTCTAAATTTACTCACTCATATCCGTTTTGCTGGAGGACGCATAAGCCGGTGATTTATCGTGCAACAAAGCAATGGTTTATCGCTATGGATGAGCCTAGACTTGATGGTAAGACACTTCGCGAGGTAGCACGTGGCGAGCTTAATAATGTTAAATTTTACCCTGCTGCAGGTGTGCGTCGTATAGGCACAATGATAGAAAATCGCCCTGATTGGTGTATTTCTCGTCAGCGTGACTGGGGAGTGCCGATAGCATTTTTTAGGCACAAGGATACTAAAGAGGTTATATTTGATGCTGATGTTTTAGAATATATCTATCAAATTTTTAAGGTCAATGGTGCGGATGCTTGGTGGGATCTTAGCATTGCTGAGCTGCTCGTACCAAACTCAAAATACAATGCTGAAAATTTAGAAAAAGTTATGGATATACTTGACGTTTGGTTTGACAGCGGTTCAACATGGTATGCAGTTTTACAAAGCGAGAACTACGATGCTGGCAACTATCCGGCGAGTATGTATTTGGAAGGATCTGATCAGCATCGTGGCTGGTTTCAAAGCTCTCTTTTAGTAAGCACAGCAGTAAACTCTCATGCCCCTTATAAGAGCATACTCACTCATGGATTTACCGTTGATGAGAACGGGCAAAAGATGAGCAAAAGCAAGGGTAACGTGGTCGCTCCACAAGATGTGGCTAAGACTTATGGTGTGGAGATATTGCGTCTTTGGGTTGGTTTGAGCGATTATTCAAGCGACCTTAAAATAAGCGATAATATCTTAAAACAAGTAAGCGAACAATATAGAAAAATACGAAATACAATTAGATTCTTACTAGCAAACGTAAATGATTTAGATGAGCTTTCAACAGAGTTTGGTCTGCTTGATAGATGGATATTAAGTCGTGCGAAACGCACATTTGACGAGGTGCAAAATTGCTTTAAAAATTATGATTTTTCAAAGGGATTTAACATCCTTTTAAATTTTCTTTCAGCTGATCTTAGCGGAATTTATCTTGATGTGTGTAAAGATCGCCTTTACTGTGATACAAAAGATGGTAGACGCAGAAGAGGTGCTCAAAGTGCGATGGCACTCATCACAAGATCACTGTTACCACTACTTGCACCAACTTTAACATACACGATAGATGAGGTTATGGAGTATGCTCCTAGCATTATCAAAAATGGCTCAGCCGATGCGTTTGATCTAGTCTATGCTCCACTTGAGCTAGAGTTTAAAGCATTGGATGAGAGTTTGTTTGCAAGTCGTGAGAAGTTTTTTGAGCTTATAGATGTACTTAAAAAAGATAAAAAGATAAAATCAACACTAGAGCTAGTATTGCAGACTACGAGTGAGAAAATTTTAGACTACGATATTGATGAAGTGGCTGATTTGTATATGGTTAGCGAAGTTAGTAGATATGATGAGAGCGAGGGGCTTTGTGAGTTTGAAGTAGGCTTGGATAAATTTAAAATAGCTCTAAGTAAGGCTCATAAATGTCCACGTTGCTGGAAATTTAATGCTGATGATGAGGGAGCGACCTGCTTAAGGTGCAGAAAGGTTTTAAGTGGTGTTTGCTGAGCCTGTTTCACTTTTAACTATCAGCATTAGCATAGGTATTATTCTCGCTCTCACCGGGTTTGGTGTAGTTTTAGTAAATAAATTTAAAGGATAGAAAGTGATAACTTTAAAAGAGGCATTAAAACTCTCAAGTGAGGATATAAAAACCCTACGTTCTGAGCTTGAAGCAAAGATAATAAAAGAGAAAAATCTAGGAGCTTATGTAGAGCAACTGTCAAATCTACCTATCGCAAAGTTAGGCGAAGGTGTGCCAATAGCCATAAAAGATAACATCCAAGTTAAAGGCTGGAATGTAACGAGTGGCTCAAAAATTTTACAAGGATACGTAGCACCTTATAATGCAACAGTTATTGAGAAGTTACTCGCAGCAAATTTAGCTCCATTTGGCAGGGCAAATATGGATGAGTTTGCGATGGGTAGCACGACTGAGAGTTCATATTACGGACATACGCTAAATCCTTTAAATCACGCATATGTCCCAGGTGGCTCAAGTGGTGGTTCAGCTGCAGCAGTCGCTGGTGGTATCGCTATCGCCTCACTTGGTAGTGACACAGGTGGTAGCATACGCCAACCAGCCGCGTTTTGCGGTTGTGTAGGCTTTAAGCCAACTTATGGTCGAGTTAGCCGTTATGGACTTGGTGCGTTTTCAAGTAGCTTAGATCAGATAGGGCCGATCACTCAAAACGTCCAGGATTCTGCGATATTATATGATATTATTGCTGGGCATGATGATCGAGATAGTACGAGTGCAGATGTTAAATTTGAAAGTATAAGTGACAAAATAAACGGCGATAGAAAATTAACAATATGCGTAATAGAAAACTATGTTAAAAATGCAAGTGAAGATATAAAGCGTGAACTTTTAAAAGCTGTTGATAAGCTAAAAGCTCACGGACACAATATAATTTATAAAAACTTAGAGGATTCAAAATACGATGTAGCAGCTTATTACATCATCGCAACTGCTGAAGCAAGTGCGAATTTAAGTAGATTTGATGGTGTAAGATATGGTCGCAGAGCTGAGGCTAAAAATTTAAAAGAGCTTTACATAAACTCACGCAGTGAAGGCTTTGGTGATGAAGTAAAGCGTAGAATTTTACTAGGTACTTTTGTGCTTAGTAGCGGATATTACGATGCTTACTATATCAAAGCTCAAAAAGCACGTGCTCACATAAAAGCACAGTATGAGAAAATTTTAAATGAAGCTGATCTTATATTTATGCCGGTTACTCCAAGTGTTGCTCCTAAATTTAAAGCGTTGAGCGATCCACTTGAAGCGTATCTGGGTGACATATATACAATAAGTGTGAATTTAGCTGGACTTCCTGCCATCTCTGTACCGATAGCAAAAAATAGTGATAATCTAAATATAAGTGCTCAACTTATCGGTAGAGCATGGGATGAGCAGACTTTGATAGATGGTGCAACTAGCTTAGAAAATTTAATAAAAGGATAGAGCATGAAGATAGTTAAGAGAGCTTTGACGTTTGAAGATGTGTTACTTGTGCCACAGTATTCTGAGATTTTGCCTAAGCAAGTTGATATAAGGACTAAATTTAGCAAAAACGTAACGTTAAACATTCCTATCGTCTCAGCCGCGATGGATACGGTAACAGAGCATCGTGCAGCTATTATGATGGCACGACTTGGTGGTATCGGCGTTATACATAAAAATATGGATATAAATAGTCAAGCCAAAGAGGTTAGACGTGTTAAAAAAAGCGAGAGTGGCGTCATTATTGATCCTATATTTATAAAGCCTGATGCGAGTGTTGGCGAGGCTTTAAATTTAATGGCGGATTTGCATATATCAGGTGTGCCAGTAGTTGATGATGAGCATAAATTAATAGGAATTTTAACTAATCGCGATTTAAGATTTGAAACCGACAAGACTACACTTGTAAAAGATAGAATGACAAAAGCACCACTGATAACCGCCCCAAAAGGCTGCACTCTTGATGATGCGGAGAAAATTTTTAGCCAAAATCGTGTAGAAAAGCTTCCTATCGTTGATGAGAACGGTAAGCTTGATGGGCTTATTACGATAAAAGATCTAAAAAAACGCAAAGAGTATCCAAATGCAAATAAAGACAGCTACGGCAGACTTCGTGTAGCAGCGGCTGTTGGTGTGGGTCAACTTGATAGAGTCGAAGCACTTGTAAATGCTGGAGTTGATGTTATTGTTATGGACTCAGCACATGGGCACTCAAAGGGTATTATAGATACATTAAAACAGATAAAATCTAAATTTGAAGTTGATGTTGTCGTGGGTAATATCGCTAATCCTGCTGCTGTTAAAGACTTAGCTGAAGCAGGGGCAGATGGCATAAAAGTTGGCATTGGACCGGGTTCAATATGCACCACACGCATCGTCGCTGGTGTCGGTGTGCCACAAATTTCAGCCATAGATGACTGTGCGACAGAAGCAGCACGTTACGGCATACCAGTTACGGCTGATGGTGGATTAAAATACTCAGGCGATTTGGCAAAGGCACTTGCTGCTGGAGCTAGTTGTGTTATGGCTGGTAGCTTACTTGCAGGTTGCGAAGAGACCCCGGGTGAGGTCATCACTCATCAAGGGCGACAGTATAAGGCTTACCGTGGAATGGGTAGCATCGGTGCTATGACACGCGGTAGTTCTGATAGGTATTTTCAAGAAGGTACAGCACAAGATAAGCTGGTCCCTGAAGGCATTGAAGGGCGTGTGCCGTATAAGGGTGGTTTAAAAGATGTCATACACCAGCTAATAGGTGGCTTAAGAAGTTCTATGGGTTATGTTGGAGCAAAGGATATACCTACGCTTCAAGAAAGAGCAGAGTTTGTAGAGATAACGAGTGCAGGACTAAAAGAGAGTCATGTGCATGACGTTGTCATAACGCATGAAGCACCAAATTATAAAGTCGGTAATTAGTGTTAAACTTAAAAACTGGTAAATTTAAGTTTAGTGAGCCACTATACCTTGAAAGCGGTCGTTTGCTAAGCTCTTATGAGCTAGTTTATGAGACTTATGGTGAGTTAAATGCTGATAAAAGCAACGTCGTAGTCATCTGCCACGCACTCACTGGCTCACACCACGCAGCTGGCAGATACGAAAATGATGGCAAAGCAGGTTGGTGGGATGGGCTCATCGGTAGCGGTAAAGCCGTAGATACAGATAAATATTTTGTCATTTGTGTTAGCATTCTAGGCTCATGCTACGGCTCAACCTCGCCACTTAGCATAGATATTAGCACTGGTAAGCAGTATCGGCTTAAATTTCCAGTTTTAACGATAAGTGATGTCGTAAAGGCTC
This portion of the Campylobacter anatolicus genome encodes:
- the gatA gene encoding Asp-tRNA(Asn)/Glu-tRNA(Gln) amidotransferase subunit GatA — encoded protein: MITLKEALKLSSEDIKTLRSELEAKIIKEKNLGAYVEQLSNLPIAKLGEGVPIAIKDNIQVKGWNVTSGSKILQGYVAPYNATVIEKLLAANLAPFGRANMDEFAMGSTTESSYYGHTLNPLNHAYVPGGSSGGSAAAVAGGIAIASLGSDTGGSIRQPAAFCGCVGFKPTYGRVSRYGLGAFSSSLDQIGPITQNVQDSAILYDIIAGHDDRDSTSADVKFESISDKINGDRKLTICVIENYVKNASEDIKRELLKAVDKLKAHGHNIIYKNLEDSKYDVAAYYIIATAEASANLSRFDGVRYGRRAEAKNLKELYINSRSEGFGDEVKRRILLGTFVLSSGYYDAYYIKAQKARAHIKAQYEKILNEADLIFMPVTPSVAPKFKALSDPLEAYLGDIYTISVNLAGLPAISVPIAKNSDNLNISAQLIGRAWDEQTLIDGATSLENLIKG
- the ileS gene encoding isoleucine--tRNA ligase, whose product is MDYKDTLLLPTTEFPMRGNLPENETKRLNSWHNERKIYEKMKRNRQNAKVSFNIHDGPPYANGHLHIGHALNKILKDIIIKTHYFFGENVRYVPGWDCHGLPIEQQVEVKLGEKKKELSKTQIREYCRAHAREFIDIQRDEFKALGIIGDFENPYLTMKFEFEADIYKALCEIAKRGLIIERSKPVFWSWAARSALAEAEVEYADKEDYSIYVAFELDTDALSKLGVSKASAVIWTTTPWTLPSNQAISLSPTETYVLTDDGFIFAKDLVEGLTKLGITNGKIIKEFSSTLLENTHAINPLNDNQSRFLLGEHVTTDGGTGLVHTAPGHGEDDYYVCLKYGITDINMPVDDGGLYDETLKMRGLFRADVVDEFIGIHIFKANERIIELLGKSLLHVSKFTHSYPFCWRTHKPVIYRATKQWFIAMDEPRLDGKTLREVARGELNNVKFYPAAGVRRIGTMIENRPDWCISRQRDWGVPIAFFRHKDTKEVIFDADVLEYIYQIFKVNGADAWWDLSIAELLVPNSKYNAENLEKVMDILDVWFDSGSTWYAVLQSENYDAGNYPASMYLEGSDQHRGWFQSSLLVSTAVNSHAPYKSILTHGFTVDENGQKMSKSKGNVVAPQDVAKTYGVEILRLWVGLSDYSSDLKISDNILKQVSEQYRKIRNTIRFLLANVNDLDELSTEFGLLDRWILSRAKRTFDEVQNCFKNYDFSKGFNILLNFLSADLSGIYLDVCKDRLYCDTKDGRRRRGAQSAMALITRSLLPLLAPTLTYTIDEVMEYAPSIIKNGSADAFDLVYAPLELEFKALDESLFASREKFFELIDVLKKDKKIKSTLELVLQTTSEKILDYDIDEVADLYMVSEVSRYDESEGLCEFEVGLDKFKIALSKAHKCPRCWKFNADDEGATCLRCRKVLSGVC
- the guaB gene encoding IMP dehydrogenase codes for the protein MKIVKRALTFEDVLLVPQYSEILPKQVDIRTKFSKNVTLNIPIVSAAMDTVTEHRAAIMMARLGGIGVIHKNMDINSQAKEVRRVKKSESGVIIDPIFIKPDASVGEALNLMADLHISGVPVVDDEHKLIGILTNRDLRFETDKTTLVKDRMTKAPLITAPKGCTLDDAEKIFSQNRVEKLPIVDENGKLDGLITIKDLKKRKEYPNANKDSYGRLRVAAAVGVGQLDRVEALVNAGVDVIVMDSAHGHSKGIIDTLKQIKSKFEVDVVVGNIANPAAVKDLAEAGADGIKVGIGPGSICTTRIVAGVGVPQISAIDDCATEAARYGIPVTADGGLKYSGDLAKALAAGASCVMAGSLLAGCEETPGEVITHQGRQYKAYRGMGSIGAMTRGSSDRYFQEGTAQDKLVPEGIEGRVPYKGGLKDVIHQLIGGLRSSMGYVGAKDIPTLQERAEFVEITSAGLKESHVHDVVITHEAPNYKVGN
- a CDS encoding CinA family protein; translated protein: MKHSLLIIGDEIRINKELLGYIFDSYERHFGELGEIKFGYKNKDLPFLIEDMINEFDILCIFAKDDSYATIAKILATLSSDTLELKEGENFVPKNALKFQNNSFLIKLNQTQINLIKANPTEKLGDLLSEYERDFSYFTLFDIDADSAKILLDPLAKTYEINISLSEIITNLVLIRAKANKFGQIEGFLQGVKTLFPQKMCEGGDIIKFIAERLIQKGLKISFAESCTAGLAAAKFARFSGVSGAFDGSLVTYANELKHEWLGVSNDVLDTYGAVSEHCVRAMLKGALNNSNADFALAISGVAGPSGGSIEKPVGTVFVGAASSDGSMIVERLMLNGERNYIREQSVLSAYLCLLRLKSEIFFA